The following coding sequences lie in one Arabidopsis thaliana chromosome 3, partial sequence genomic window:
- a CDS encoding Zinc finger C-x8-C-x5-C-x3-H type family protein (Zinc finger C-x8-C-x5-C-x3-H type family protein; FUNCTIONS IN: RNA binding, zinc ion binding, nucleic acid binding; INVOLVED IN: biological_process unknown; LOCATED IN: nucleus; CONTAINS InterPro DOMAIN/s: Zinc finger, CCCH-type (InterPro:IPR000571), U2 auxiliary factor small subunit (InterPro:IPR009145); BEST Arabidopsis thaliana protein match is: U2 snRNP auxiliary factor small subunit, putative (TAIR:AT1G27650.1); Has 35333 Blast hits to 34131 proteins in 2444 species: Archae - 798; Bacteria - 22429; Metazoa - 974; Fungi - 991; Plants - 531; Viruses - 0; Other Eukaryotes - 9610 (source: NCBI BLink).): MVEHLASIYGTEKDRVNCPFYFKIGVCRNGDRCSRLYTKPSISPTLLLSNTYQQGRLKQFLDPVQSREKDPKKKF, encoded by the coding sequence ATGGTCGAGCACTTAGCGTCAATATACGGAACGGAGAAAGATCGCGTGAATTGTCCTTTCTACTTCAAAATCGGCGTTTGTCGTAACGGAGATCGATGCTCTCGTCTCTACACCAAACCAAGTATCAGCCCAACGCTTCTCCTTTCGAATACGTATCAGCAGGGCCGGCTCAAACAATTTCTGGACCCAGTACAATCACGAGAGAAGgaccctaaaaaaaaattttaa
- a CDS encoding TRAF-like family protein (TRAF-like family protein; CONTAINS InterPro DOMAIN/s: TRAF-like (InterPro:IPR008974), MATH (InterPro:IPR002083); BEST Arabidopsis thaliana protein match is: Meprin and TRAF (MATH) homology domain-containing protein (TAIR:AT3G44800.1); Has 1098 Blast hits to 995 proteins in 133 species: Archae - 10; Bacteria - 75; Metazoa - 209; Fungi - 22; Plants - 634; Viruses - 0; Other Eukaryotes - 148 (source: NCBI BLink).) — MGYEKFTWVIKNFSSLQSKYINSDKFVIGGCKWFLKGYQNANYLSLFLMVATSKTLPCGWRRYTRFRLTVVNQLSDELSQQRETETWFDQNVVLSGNRHMISLTKLNAKKGGFLVNNEVKIVVEVDVLQVIGKLDVSEGSQEVTQPLKRIRLNDDGVSVKQSIDVNGFQVLPSQVESVKRIFERHPNMALEFRAKNQHVRTSCMNVLLSLIDTLCQSLQDISIDDLGQAEKALRYLKDSDFKVDWLERKLEEVKEKKMEEQIGKSRMQELEEELKIFKQKCSDIEAQLEKEKQKCSDIEALLEKEKAKSLAAARAPPLTLDDVV; from the exons ATGGGGTATGAGAAGTTCACTTGGGTGATTAAGAATTTCTCATCTTTGCAATCTAAGTACATTAATTCTGATAAATTCGTTATCGGTGGCTGCAAATg GTTTCTTAAGGGATATCAGAATGCTAATtatttgtctctgtttctgaTGGTTGCTACTTCAAAAACATTGCCTTGTGGATGGAGAAGATACACACGATTTCGCCTAACTGTTGTAAATCAACTTTCCGATGAACTTTCCCAACAACGAG AAACGGAAACATGGTTTGACCAAAACGTTGTTCTCTCTGGGAATCGACACATGATTTCCCTTACCAAACTTAATGCGAAGAAAGGTGGATTTCTTGTGAACAATGAAGTCAAGATTGTTGTGGAGGTTGATGTTCTTCAAGTTATTGGCAAATTAGATGTTTCAGAGGGATCTCAAGAAGTAACTCAACCTCTGAAAAGGATAAGGCTAAACGATGATGGTGTTTCCGTAAAACAAAGCATTGATGTCAATGGGTTTCAGGTTCTTCCTTCACAG GTGGAATCGGTGAAACGTATCTTTGAAAGACACCCAAACATGGCACTAGAGTTCCGAGCAAAGAACCAACATGTGAGGACATCATGTATGAATGTCCTCCTCAGCCTAATCGATACACTGTGCCAGTCACTGCAAGACATTTCCATTGATGACCTGGGCCAGGCAGAGAAAGCACTAAGATACCTGAAAGATTCGGACTTTAAGGTGGATTGGTTAGAGCGTAAATTGGAGGAAgtgaaggaaaagaagatggaagagCAGATTGGTAAGTCTCGGATGCAAGAACTAGAGGAAGAGCTGAAGATCTTCAAGCAGAAGTGCTCTGACATAGAAGCTCAActggagaaagagaagcaaaagtgCTCAGACATAGAAGCTTTgctggagaaagagaaggcaAAGTCGTTGGCCGCTGCCAGAGCTCCTCCTCTAACGTTGGATGATGTTGTTTGA
- a CDS encoding Meprin and TRAF (MATH) homology domain-containing protein (Meprin and TRAF (MATH) homology domain-containing protein; CONTAINS InterPro DOMAIN/s: TRAF-like (InterPro:IPR008974), MATH (InterPro:IPR002083); BEST Arabidopsis thaliana protein match is: TRAF-like family protein (TAIR:AT3G44790.1); Has 1589 Blast hits to 1202 proteins in 141 species: Archae - 4; Bacteria - 57; Metazoa - 379; Fungi - 22; Plants - 973; Viruses - 1; Other Eukaryotes - 153 (source: NCBI BLink).) gives MGYEKFTWVIKNFSSLQSEYIKSDIFVIGGCKWCLLAYPNGKQNASYLSLYLDGPTLKTLPCGCRRRIRFRLTVVNQLSENLSRRGEGKRWFDKKLPLCGYEEVLLLTKLNAKHGGFLVNNEVKIVAEVDVLEVIGKLDVSKESQEVIKPRKRMRLYGDGGAVSSHLHKETSSVDVNGFQVLPSQAESVKRIFERHPYMALEFRAKNQQLRASCINVLLSLIKTLCQSLQDISIDDLGQTEQVLTFLQNSGFKVDWLERKLEEVKEKKIQEHIGKSRMQGLEEDLKVFKKKCSDIEALLEKEKEELKGLKQKCSDIEALLEKEKGKVLAAAARTPLTFDDIL, from the exons ATGGGGTATGAGAAATTCACTTGGGTGATTAAGAATTTCTCATCTTTGCAATCTGAGTACATTAAATCTGATATATTCGTGATCGGTGGCTGCAAATg GTGTCTTTTGGCCTATCCCAATGGAAAACAGAATGCTAGTTATTTGTCTCTGTATCTGGATGGTCCTACTTTAAAAACTTTGCCTTGTGGATGTAGAAGGCGCATAAGATTTCGCCTAACTGTTGTAAATCAACTCTCCGAAAACCTCTCCCGACGAGGAG AAGGAAAACGATGGTTTGATAAAAAGCTTCCTCTGTGTGGGTATGAAGAAGTGCTTCTTCTTACCAAACTTAATGCCAAACATGGTGGATTTCTTGTGAACAATGAAGTCAAGATTGTTGCGGAGGTAGATGTTCTTGAAGTTATTGGCAAATTAGATGTTTCTAAGGAATCTCAAGAGGTAATTAAACCTCGGAAAAGGATGAGGCTatatggtgatggtggtgcGGTGTCTAGTCATTTGCACAAGGAAACTTCATCAGTAGATGTCAATGGGTTTCAAGTTCTTCCTTCACAG GCGGAATCTGTGAAGCGTATATTCGAAAGACACCCATACATGGCATTAGAGTTCCGAGCAAAGAACCAACAGTTGAGGGCATCATGTATAAATGTCCTCCTCAGCCTAATCAAGACGTTGTGCCAGTCACTGCAAGATATTTCCATTGATGACCTAGGCCAAACAGAGCAAGTACTAACATTCCTGCAAAATTCTGGATTTAAGGTGGATTGGCTGGAGCGTAAACTGGAGGAAgtaaaggaaaagaagatcCAAGAGCACATTGGTAAGTCTCGGATGCAAGGATTAGAGGAAGACCTGAAGGTCTTCAAGAAGAAGTGCTCTGACATAGAAGCTCTactggagaaagagaaggaagaactCAAGGGATTGAAGCAAAAGTGCTCAGACATAGAAGCTCTgctggagaaagagaagggaaaGGTGTTGGCTGCTGCTGCCAGAACTCCTCTAACGTTTGACGATATTCTCTGA